DNA from Phaeodactylum tricornutum CCAP 1055/1 chromosome 30, whole genome shotgun sequence:
AGGCACGGCGTACAACACAATGAGAACACGTCTCTTTTGGAGGAAGCGCGTGGTGGGAGGAAAACGACGTTTTCGTCGGGTCACCAAACCGGAcacaacacacacactcgaACGTGCGGCGGAGAGAATGTGTCCCCGGCTCGATAAAGTATATAGGTAAGTAGGTCGGGTAAGACAGTGCATGTATATATGTTTTGACTTCCAATTCCGGCAATCACTACTAAAACAATAGTCTTGTATATGTCGTATCCGAATAAACGGATCGAGAACGAAGCGACGCGAACGACCCGGAACTGACAGATCACCCCAAACCCACCACATTCGTACAGTTACGAACAGTAATGTAAAAATGCTCACCGACAAGAATGGAACTTCGGACACACTGTCCAACAAGGCCAATAAGGGGACCTTGGAACACCATCCGGAACGGCGGGACACAACCACGAAACCATGAAgaatgacgacaacaacaacaacaacatggaTTGCTCGGTATCGTCCCGTACGGCGGCACTCGCTCACATCCTCCCGTACCAAGCCTCGCACGTCGCCGACTACGTCAACGCTCAAACGGCCTGGCACGACGCCGTCACACAAACCCACCGACCCACGGATCCGGTACCGACCTCCGCGACGTACTACACCGTGGTGGAAGCCTTACACGACGCACTCGTCCGGGTCCAGCACGATGTGCAGGAATTGCAACGCGTCTACGCGACCttcaccgacgacgacgacacggcgtccaccactaccaccatGCCGTCGTCGCGTCGGCGACGGGAGGACGGGAACGCCAAAGAGTTACTCCGGACGCATTTGGACCGGACCGTGCGGGTACTACAAAGTATTGACGGGGGAGTGGCCTTGGGACATCACCGACACGGGATACCGGCCATTACTCCACGGAATTCGCGGGATGGAGCCCTCGTCGCCGTGGCCACGCTAAGGGCGTCCGTGGCGGCCTTGCCCGGGGAATGGCGCGAGGCCCCTCCTGCCTCGGTGTAGTGGAAGGGAAAAAAGGATCTGCccactgacagtgaccacAAGGATGGACGGAGCAGATTGTGTATATAGGTAGATAaatagatagatagatacCATTGTACAAATTGTAGTTTGGGAGAGGAATCCCTCGCTCGTGACACGTCAAAGTTGCTTCCTTATTTTGGACTACTATTGATTGGTAGGAGTAACGTTCCGGAAACATACTAGTTACAGTCAACTGCGAACTACACTCGTTCATTTTTGACTTCTATTAGACACTGTCTTCCGTAAAGGCGTCAGCATCGGCCAGGCTTTTTTGCGTAGGCGAGCTGACGTCCTCGTGTATTGCTTCCACGTCCCCCTTCTCGCCAAGCAAATCCTTGTCCTTGgtctccaaagcttcctcctcttcttgcTGCCAATTCTCTTCCAGCTCCACCTCAATGCCGTCGATCAAATCGGTCGGGATCACCAAATTCAAAATAATTGCACAGATACTACCAATAAAGTAGGGCGTATTCACGGCAATCATAACCCCGACCCGGAACGAGTCCGTCAATGTCGACATGTCGTCGTTGTACGGCCACCACTGGTTTGGACGAGTCGCCGCCGCACCAATGCCCGGAGCGGACCACGCTGGAACCAGCGCAGTGCCAACTCCCAGCGCCAACGAAGTCGCCACAATGTAGTGCGTCCGACGATCAATGCGACTAAAGCCAATGAGCTTGATGCCCGACACTATTATGATGGCAAACAGAAAAGTGAGAGCTCCGCCCAGGACGCAGTCAGGGATTGACAAAATCCATCCTCCAATCTTGGCAAGCACGCCAAAGCACAGCAACCAAAATCCGCAGGAGTAGCCCGCAGAAGTAGAAGCACATCGGGTAAGGGCCACAATGCCGTTGTTTTGTGACAATGTTGTGTTGGGCGGAGTCGTTCCCAGGGCCGCAAAGAATGTCGCGACCGCATCGCCGAGCAAACCGCCCTGTACACGACGAGTATGAGCCTCTCCCGAAGGGCGCAGACGAGATGCATGCTCGGTAGCCGTGACGTCGCCCATGGTTTCCATGGCAGTCACCATAAAGGCAAAGAGTATAGGAATAATGGCAGGACCGTAGATGCTAATCGGAAAGGTCTCCACCCATAAGAATGTAAAAGCACTGCTGCTCTTGATGCGATCAGCGGTGACAAAACGATCCCCTTCGTAAGTTGCCATTGCCGAGATAGCATAACCACCCAAGAGCCCCCAAATCACCATGGTGTTCCGCATAAACGGACTTCCGAAAATCTCGACAATCAAGAAAATGAGAAAAACGGAGAATCCTAGGCCAATATAGGGGCCGGAAACGTATCCGAGTTGCACGTCACCGTTCCCTAGACACGGATTATCGGCACTCGGGTTGCCGGAGCAGCCCACGCCGCCTCCCCAAAAGCGGATTCCTGCGCCAGTGAGTTGATCTCCGATTAACATGACAGTAACGCCAAGCACGTAGGGAGGACAGATTCGTTGTAGAATTTTGTTGGGCGCGAGAGAAATCAGCGCCTCTAGCCAGACGCAAACCATGATCGTACCAAGTAGTTTACCCCACGCTTCCTCAAGGGTAAAACCACGTGACACAATGTCGAACAAGATCACCGGGAAGATGGCGTTATACTGATTCGCAGTTCCCATGGTACTCAAAATACCTGTTCCAAGTTGATACTTGGTAAAGGGGATTGGAATGGCACTGACTTGCATTACTGTTCCCAGTCCAGAACAGATCAAGGATGCGCTTACAAGGTACTGCGCAATATCCAACGCTTCCTCTCGGTTGGCCCCTTGCTCTGCTCCCAAGGCTGGGTCGTACGTTTCGGGAAAGTAACTCATGACGACGTTGAAAACAAGAATTGCCCGTGGGCGTAGAAAGGTGGGGCTTGATACTTCTTGTCTTTGTCACAAAAGGGAAAGCGTGGGATGCATAAGAACTTCCAATCATAGTCGCCAAAGAGGAGGGCCTTTCTGTCTTTACGAGTCTTGagtttttgcaaaaaggtCATGTTGGTGCCGTTGCCTGTGAGTAAAAGTTGAGCAACTGATTCTGTCCCTTGCTTTGTCTGTTAGTACCTTCCGGTGATTGTACCACAAACAAGTCCGTCtcgtcaaattttttggTTCAACAAATGATACTAATTGGCAAACACTAAAAAACTTCATATTCTTCTAGTGGCAGATCTTTGTGCATAGATAGATACGAAAACTTCCGATTCAACAAGCGGATCAAAGTTACTTCCTGCCGATGAACGCTCGGAAGATACTGCTTCAGAAGTATGGGGTGTCCATATGCGTAAGAAATCTTAATACCGCGTAACAAAGTATATAGGTATTGTTGGCGAAGTCTTTGCCGTTTCGTCCGAAGGAATCATTAGACTCGGGGTATCAGCCGTTGGAAACGGCTACATCAGAGGTGACGCCATCGATTATCTCTTCTTTGCCCTCGTAGGGGACCTGGAGGTTTTGTTGTGGACCCGGAATGGACTAAGTTCACAATCGATAGCCATGTCCGTATGCAGGTCAGACGCAGTTTGTACACAGATGTGAGTGGTCTAACGTATGGTAACGTCATTTTTAGATGTGATAAACTGTGACCAAAACCACGATCAAACCTTCTAGGAATGAGTCACTCCCGGTCTGTCATTCACGAAGTACACCCTGAATGCACCGCAAAACTCACTGCTATTCCACGTTCACTGTCTCAGTCAGACATCTATTGACTCTTTCGTCATCGAGGCCGAACACAATCGTCCAATCCGACCAATCTGTTCTCCGCTGCCATTGCATCGGGAGGGTAGAAGCAACCGAGTACATTTGAAAGTTTTGGTTGTTGCTTTTTGACTGGTCCCAGTCGTGTTCTTATTAACAATAAATACCATACAGCGACAAGGCCTCGCACGAAAGTCAACGGCAAAATGAACGCCAATCAAATAGCCGTCCAGAAATGGACCTTGGTAAATTACCCCGAAGACCATTTCGTAGCGTCCCGGGACGCGAAATACGTGTCGGACGAAACGATCGAATTGGACAACCTCCAGTTTGACGGTACCAAGGAAAGCACTTCCTCCACGACCTTCCCACCCGaccacgtcgtcgttcaagtCGAAGCCTTATCGGTGGACGCCTTTATCCGCACTATGTTGGATCGTGAAGCCTACCATGGCAGTGTCAAGCCGGGTGCCATCTTACCAGCTATGGGATACGGTGTAGTCCGTGCCGCAGGCCCGGACGCCAAGTACAAGCCCGGTAGTCGTGTCACGGGAATACTCGGGGCCACCACGGTCGCCATTCTCCCCAACGATCAACTCAACCCCGTCCTCATCTTCCCCCGCATTCCGTCGTCACTCAGTCTGGGATATCTGGGACTCTCCGGTCTAACGGCGTACGTGGGTCTCTTCGGAGCGCCGCCCAAGGCCCCAGGCCGTGGCGACACAGTCGTCGTGAGCGCGGCGGCCGGGGCGGTCGGACATATTGCGGCGCAAATGGCGCGATTGGCTGGAGCAACCCGGGTCGTTGGTATTGCCGGTGGTCCCGACAAAAAAGCCTTTCTGTTGGAAACGCTGGGACTTGATGGCGCGATTGACTACAAGGACGAAACGCAGAGTCTGGAAGCGCAGCTGGACACGCAGTGCCCGGACGGTGTagatttcttcttcgacagcGTCGGTGGGGATACGCTGGAGACTGTGTTATCACGCATCAATCAGAGCGCGCGGGTGGTCATTTGTGGTGCCATTTCGCAGTACTCCAGTGGCAACATCAACAAGAAGAATCAAGTGCAGGGCCCGTCTACGTACATAAAGTTGGCGGAAAAGTCGGCTTCTATGACCGGGTTCAACGTGATGCACCATCCCTGGGCCATGGCTAAGGCTATTCCGTATCTGGTATGGCACTACTATCGGGGTAACATTCACGTTCCCGAACACGTTGAAGGCGATTTGAAAGCCTTTCCTTCGGCGCTGGAAAGTATGTTTGAAGGTGGCACCCATTGCGGTCGACTGTTGATTGACGTCGACGGTAGTCTCGGCAAGGCCCGTGACCGATCGTAGACAAACGCATACACACACGTGCCGCCCGGGTGCCGCCAGGCATACTGATTACGTCAATAGTAGCCCATTTCTGTAATAGCTGTAGATCTTGCAAAACTTCCTTGCTTTTGCTGCTATTAGGTTCGCAGGaccatccatccattgcGTACTGATTCTTCAGCAATTTTGCACGTTTCCAGTGAGGACGTAGTCCATGAGATAGCTGTCAATAGCTATGCTCGGTTGGTCCTTCTATATAACTACTTTTGGCATAACGGCTCTAGGTGTTAACGCGGGACTCGACCTAGTTGATTACGCACTCCACGTGAAACTCCCGTGCCCATCCCAATCCCTACTTTGGGGAACGCATCGTGACGAAGACCAATCGAGAAAGGAAGCCATCATACCGTcgactttactgttaatacCCGTTCCATCATCGCAGTCAAAACGTAGCAGAACACGAGAGAGTTGATCCTACCGGAAAGTATCTTTAGCCAGTCAGTCAGTGAGTGAGTAACGTCTACCGGAGGTGTTTTTGTCAGACAGATGAAACGAATGGTTCACAGAATGAGGCGAATGCCCGTTGCGGATTCAAGCCGTCGGCTTGGTCGGGTGGGGTACTTATTGTTGCTTTTGTGCTGGGCATGCCCGTCGCAACTCGGACAATCATTCGTGCTGGAGCCCAGGAAGTCGAAGCGACGCGTTTCGATTCTTTCGAGTCCACTATCCCAAACATTCGTGTCGACAACATCAGCAAGTCGAACGTCGCGGTCGCGCAGTCTTGATGTTCTGACGACGGAAGCTCCACCGACATCCTGTACTCGCCTCGCTAATGCTGCGGATGACTCCGACACTCGCCCCGGTGACGAAGGTTCGTCATTGGCTGGCCAAGTTGGCAGTGGTCCCAACTGGATCGAGCGTTCCTTTCCGGTGGACGTCTTGGGTACGTCCAACGTCGATCCCAAGAAGGTGGACGACTACAATCTGGGAATTTGTGGACAATCCTACCAAGTTGGACCACTCGGGGCACGCATGTACGAGGCCATCACTCGCAACGTCAATAGCTCCGTCCAACTGGCCACACCCGAAATCACCAAGGCGTATAAAGTCTACGCCATGGACTTTACAGCGAAGGAAGCCGTCCGGGCGGCGTTGAAACAGAACGGTCTCGAAATGGTCCtcaccgaagaagaagaggatgaAGGCATGTGGGCTGATATTGATTCCATTCGCTTGCTTACCACCAATGAGGACGGTAGTGTGACAGTGACTGGTCCGCTCTACGATTCTTGGCAAGATGCGGTGGACGTCTGGAAGCCGGGACAGGCTTTCCACTTTGTCGCCCGCCAAGTCCCGGCCAAGATGCGGGAATTGGAATTGGACGAGCTTTTGCAAGCATTGGATCCGAAAGGAGAACTACGCGCCCAAGCTAAAGAAGCCGGTATGGCCTTGCCGGGTGAAGACATTGATAGTCTAGCCGTCTTGGCCAGTGACAATGTCCGACGAGTCGAAACGGCGCCTCGGGACGCCGTACCGGTAGCGGACGCCTACGCCGGCACGGACGAAAAACGCGGTTACCGGGTTGTGTACGCCAGTGATCTATTACAGGATTCCATGAACGCCGATGGCACGGAACAGCGGAAAACTCTCATGCACGTGATGGAAGCCTTGGTCGCGCATGGTTGTGTAATCGTGGATTTGACGGACGGTGGACTGGCTCTGCAAAAAGCCTTTGAGATGGCCCAAATGTGGGATACGGCACAAACTTTCTTCGGACAGCCCGATAAAACATCTTTACCGGGTATGGAAACGGTCCAAGAAACGGGCTCAACGCACGCCAAGGCGGGTTACGCTTCGTACGATGACGGCAATTTGCAGTTTCTCGAAACGCGGTACGACCGGGAAGGAAATCTACTTCCGGAAGGGGCGCGAGCACTACTGGGACCCCAGGGCTGCGCGGCTTTGCGAAAGGCTTTTCACATTGTCACGAATGTAGCCAAGGACGTAACTCGTATTGCGGTCTCGGCGTCGTCTGTCGAATACCAAGCATTGGATGGCGTCGCGGCGTCCGCAGCCGCTATCCAGCTTACCGACGAACTGTTGGACGACGGTGAACCATTGACGGCGAATATTCCGCACTCTGAAGGATCCGTCAGTATGAGTCCACATCGATTGTGCCGCTATTCCAACAATGGCAGCAATAGCAAGGAAAAATCGGACGACCAATCGGATACGGTCGAtgcgaaaacgaaagaagtGTTCGGTGCACACACCGATTCCACCTTTGTTACGGCCGTGCCGGTCGCCGCCGTCGCCGGCTTGGAAGTGTACGATGAAGACGCCGAGCAATGGTACCGCCCCGAATTAGCCGCACTCCGGCACTGGCAAGGCTTGCAAAAGGGCTTGGGTTTGGACGTGAACGAGCTCGTGGAAACGATTGATGGCCAACAGTTACCTTGGTTCGCCCGCTACGTAGTCCTAATGCCAGGCGAACTGCTACAGATCGCCACTCGCAACGAAATTTTGGCAGCCGTGCATCGCGTGGTGGCGACCGAGGAGACCTCCAGTCGGTTGAGCGCTCCTATCTTGTTGCGGGGACGACCGGGCACCACCTGGGACGTATCGCGGTATCTCGGCGGTGCTTTAGATAATCCGCTGCTAGAGGAGATTGACGGCATGACGATAGAACAAATACACGACGCGATGCAACCGAAATCATCGTCGTTCGAATAAAATATCAAAGCTACGAAAGGAATTTTTAAGTTTTGAGCTTTTTGAAGTATCGTACTTGCCATCGTACGCTGTTTGCGCGTCCATCTAGCATTCTACTACACGTATCGATTCCCGCGCTGCAATAAAGTCTCCAAACTTGTAAATTAGGCCTTCCATAGGCGCTTGCACCAACCTTTACGCTCGCCAGTCGGTATGACTACCACTCGACTTTGGTGTGCAAACACAAGGTCGAGCGCC
Protein-coding regions in this window:
- a CDS encoding predicted protein: MKNDDNNNNNMDCSVSSRTAALAHILPYQASHVADYVNAQTAWHDAVTQTHRPTDPVPTSATYYTVVEALHDALVRVQHDVQELQRVYATFTDDDDTASTTTTMPSSRRRREDGNAKELLRTHLDRTVRVLQSIDGGVALGHHRHGIPAITPRNSRDGALVAVATLRASVAALPGEWREAPPASV
- a CDS encoding predicted protein gives rise to the protein YLVSASLICSGLGTVMQVSAIPIPFTKYQLGTGILSTMGTANQYNAIFPVILFDIVSRGFTLEEAWGKLLGTIMVCVWLEALISLAPNKILQRICPPYVLGVTVMLIGDQLTGAGIRFWGGGVGCSGNPSADNPCLGNGDVQLGYVSGPYIGLGFSVFLIFLIVEIFGSPFMRNTMVIWGLLGGYAISAMATYEGDRFVTADRIKSSSAFTFLWVETFPISIYGPAIIPILFAFMVTAMETMGDVTATEHASRLRPSGEAHTRRVQGGLLGDAVATFFAALGTTPPNTTLSQNNGIVALTRCASTSAGYSCGFWLLCFGVLAKIGGWILSIPDCVLGGALTFLFAIIIVSGIKLIGFSRIDRRTHYIVATSLALGVGTALVPAW
- a CDS encoding predicted protein, yielding MNANQIAVQKWTLVNYPEDHFVASRDAKYVSDETIELDNLQFDGTKESTSSTTFPPDHVVVQVEALSVDAFIRTMLDREAYHGSVKPGAILPAMGYGVVRAAGPDAKYKPGSRVTGILGATTVAILPNDQLNPVLIFPRIPSSLSLGYLGLSGLTAYVGLFGAPPKAPGRGDTVVVSAAAGAVGHIAAQMARLAGATRVVGIAGGPDKKAFLLETLGLDGAIDYKDETQSLEAQLDTQCPDGVDFFFDSVGGDTLETVLSRINQSARVVICGAISQYSSGNINKKNQVQGPSTYIKLAEKSASMTGFNVMHHPWAMAKAIPYLVWHYYRGNIHVPEHVEGDLKAFPSALESMFEGGTHCGRLLIDVDGSLGKARDRS
- a CDS encoding predicted protein, giving the protein MPVATRTIIRAGAQEVEATRFDSFESTIPNIRVDNISNLDVLTTEAPPTSCTRLANAADDSDTRPGDEGSSLAGQVGSGPNWIERSFPVDVLGTSNVDPKKVDDYNLGICGQSYQVGPLGARMYEAITRNVNSSVQLATPEITKAYKVYAMDFTAKEAVRAALKQNGLEMVLTEEEEDEGMWADIDSIRLLTTNEDGSVTVTGPLYDSWQDAVDVWKPGQAFHFVARQVPAKMRELELDELLQALDPKGELRAQAKEAGMALPGEDIDSLAVLASDNVRRVETAPRDAVPVADAYAGTDEKRGYRVVYASDLLQDSMNADGTEQRKTLMHVMEALVAHGCVIVDLTDGGLALQKAFEMAQMWDTAQTFFGQPDKTSLPGMETVQETGSTHAKAGYASYDDGNLQFLETRYDREGNLLPEGARALLGPQGCAALRKAFHIVTNVAKDVTRIAVSASSVEYQALDGVAASAAAIQLTDELLDDGEPLTANIPHSEGSVSMSPHRLCRYSNNGSNSKEKSDDQSDTVDAKTKEVFGAHTDSTFVTAVPVAAVAGLEVYDEDAEQWYRPELAALRHWQGLQKGLGLDVNELVETIDGQQLPWFARYVVLMPGELLQIATRNEILAAVHRVVATEETSSRLSAPILLRGRPGTTWDVSRYLGGALDNPLLEEIDGMTIEQIHDAMQPKSSSFE